The Burkholderia ambifaria AMMD genome includes a region encoding these proteins:
- a CDS encoding non-ribosomal peptide synthetase: MSELNLNTLSTSGQYQEHVAFWSDALGRLDEDFRLQQAWQAYALPPGPAPELTFELDGDASQVLEKLAAGQALGAFVVLLAALFRVLGRYDGTAGLFVESPHLIVEPASGSADPVPLFDAIQPGPTVRAYLNQVRDRVQRSYSYQDFPIAALAHKLHGERRTTNVGVRFDGLHEDWASADHDLSIEIRHRERYEIVLTGRPTVFTLHYLQHVARHLRNVLAGFGTLDAPLDTVSLLDDDERARLRSHAAPVAVQGTFLAQFAQRVAAAPDSIAVATADASLTYAELDDQASRLASFLLTEYAIERGDVVGVVADRSERWIVGLLGALKAGAVYLPLDPEFPQERLRFMIEDAKVKALLTHSEHLPLLADFWAIPMFALDFQLDTLAPASASAQVEVRPDDAAYIIYTSGSTGVPKGVVLEHAGLLNMAQYHVDAFGFDAADRFVQFYSPGFDGSIMEIFVTLLAGARLVLAKPAVIRDVPRFVEYIAQQGVTTVNATPAYLAALDWNALGAVKRVISAGDNARVADLRELARTRTCHNSYGPTEATVCIADYVVDPATAYGARLPVGRPIHNTHLYLLDEHGALAPEGCTGEICVSGIALARGYVGRDDLTAAAFVDHPFESGERLYRTGDLGVWLPDGNLEVTGRRDMQVKIRGYRIEMGEIEAALRQHADVADAIVFVREDTPQHRQLVACVETATASVAGLREYLKERLPEFMVPGSIVTLERLPLTPNGKPDRKALAALELAPVASETEYAAPTNDVEARLGTIWSEVLGREPIGVHDNFFELGGDSILLIQVMSLAQQVGLRFTADQFFAHPTIADLARVVVDAPPIRIPQEPVVGPAPLTPIQHWFFAQNVADPHHYNQSTMIEVPASLRPDVIEHALAAVATHHDALRLSFERVAGAWQQSHAAPPLAIPLGVTSLAGAAPAMRQAEMLATATRMQESFTLSAPPLLRAHLFQFGPGEPQRLLVVAHHLVIDGVSWRILFEDLYTACRQIEAGEAVQFPARTTAWRDWSTRLSELGASALDGLDYWLHANAEEPSGFDDMPVGTVAEAGSTFIEFDAQQTLALLQDVPRAFNTQINEVLLTALLLAFGDWTGNASLVVDLEGHGREDLFDGVDTSRTIGWFTAHYPVFLNAGDATVAAEALRNVKEQLRAVPMRGLGYGIARYLGKDAGIAAALERQPPAPVRFNYLGQIDRVLTDDTGWKPVLDFQSPEHSARARRGHLFEIDGMVCDGRLRLTWHYNREACAPDVIAQLTQCYRSRLLSIVAASGGDPRGLSPTDFPAARISQEALDALVSRIKS; this comes from the coding sequence GTGTCAGAACTGAATCTCAACACGCTCTCGACCAGCGGGCAATACCAGGAACACGTGGCGTTCTGGAGCGACGCGCTCGGTCGCCTCGACGAAGACTTCCGGCTTCAGCAGGCGTGGCAAGCCTATGCGCTGCCGCCTGGCCCTGCACCGGAACTGACGTTCGAGCTCGACGGCGACGCGTCGCAGGTGCTGGAGAAGCTCGCTGCCGGCCAGGCGTTGGGCGCTTTCGTCGTGCTGCTGGCGGCCCTGTTCCGTGTCCTCGGGCGCTACGACGGCACGGCCGGCCTGTTCGTGGAGTCCCCGCACCTGATCGTCGAACCCGCGAGCGGTTCCGCCGACCCCGTCCCGCTGTTCGACGCCATCCAGCCCGGCCCCACGGTGCGCGCGTATCTGAACCAGGTTCGCGACAGGGTGCAGCGCAGCTATTCGTATCAGGACTTTCCGATCGCCGCGCTGGCGCACAAGCTGCATGGCGAGCGCCGCACGACCAACGTAGGCGTGCGCTTCGACGGTCTTCATGAAGACTGGGCGTCGGCGGATCACGACCTGTCGATCGAGATCCGGCATCGCGAGCGCTACGAGATCGTGCTGACGGGCCGGCCGACTGTGTTCACGCTGCATTATCTCCAGCATGTCGCGCGACACCTGCGCAACGTCCTGGCCGGTTTCGGCACGCTGGATGCGCCGCTCGACACCGTCTCGCTGCTCGACGACGACGAACGTGCACGACTTCGTTCGCATGCGGCGCCCGTCGCGGTGCAGGGCACCTTCCTGGCGCAGTTCGCGCAACGGGTCGCGGCCGCGCCGGACAGCATCGCCGTGGCGACCGCCGACGCATCGCTGACCTATGCCGAACTGGACGATCAGGCGTCGCGGCTCGCGAGCTTCCTGCTCACGGAATACGCGATCGAACGCGGCGACGTGGTGGGCGTGGTGGCCGACCGTTCCGAGCGCTGGATCGTCGGCCTGCTCGGCGCGCTCAAGGCGGGCGCGGTGTATCTGCCGCTCGACCCGGAGTTTCCGCAGGAGCGCCTGCGCTTCATGATCGAGGACGCGAAGGTCAAGGCGCTGCTGACGCACTCGGAACACCTGCCGCTGCTCGCCGATTTCTGGGCGATTCCGATGTTCGCCCTCGACTTTCAGCTCGACACGCTGGCACCCGCATCGGCGTCGGCGCAGGTCGAGGTCCGGCCTGACGACGCCGCGTACATCATCTATACGTCCGGCTCCACGGGCGTGCCCAAGGGCGTCGTGCTCGAACACGCAGGCCTCCTGAACATGGCGCAATACCATGTGGACGCCTTCGGTTTCGATGCCGCCGACCGCTTCGTCCAGTTCTACTCCCCGGGCTTCGACGGCTCGATCATGGAGATTTTCGTCACGCTGCTCGCGGGCGCGCGCCTGGTGCTGGCGAAGCCTGCCGTGATCCGGGACGTGCCGCGTTTCGTCGAATATATCGCGCAGCAGGGCGTCACCACCGTCAACGCGACGCCTGCCTATCTCGCCGCGCTCGACTGGAACGCGCTCGGCGCCGTGAAACGGGTCATCAGCGCGGGCGACAACGCCCGCGTGGCGGATCTCCGCGAGCTGGCCCGCACCCGCACGTGCCACAACTCGTACGGCCCCACCGAGGCCACCGTCTGCATCGCGGACTACGTGGTCGATCCGGCCACTGCCTACGGCGCCCGTCTGCCGGTCGGCCGGCCGATCCACAATACGCACCTGTACCTGCTCGACGAGCACGGGGCACTGGCGCCCGAGGGCTGCACGGGGGAGATCTGCGTGTCCGGCATCGCGCTGGCGCGCGGCTACGTCGGCCGGGACGACCTGACCGCCGCCGCTTTCGTCGACCACCCGTTCGAGTCGGGCGAGCGCCTCTATCGCACCGGCGACCTCGGCGTCTGGCTGCCTGACGGCAACCTGGAAGTCACCGGGCGCCGCGACATGCAAGTGAAGATTCGCGGCTATCGCATCGAAATGGGGGAAATCGAAGCGGCGCTCAGGCAGCACGCCGACGTCGCGGACGCGATCGTGTTCGTGCGCGAGGACACGCCGCAGCATCGGCAGCTGGTGGCCTGCGTCGAGACGGCGACGGCCAGCGTCGCCGGCCTGCGGGAATACCTGAAGGAACGCCTGCCCGAGTTCATGGTGCCGGGATCGATCGTGACGCTCGAACGGCTGCCGCTGACGCCGAACGGCAAGCCCGACCGCAAGGCGCTCGCCGCGTTGGAACTGGCGCCCGTGGCGAGCGAAACCGAGTATGCCGCGCCGACCAACGACGTCGAGGCGCGCCTGGGCACGATCTGGTCCGAGGTGCTGGGCCGCGAGCCGATCGGCGTGCACGACAATTTCTTCGAACTGGGCGGCGACTCGATCCTGCTCATTCAGGTGATGTCGCTGGCCCAGCAAGTCGGCCTCCGATTCACCGCCGATCAGTTTTTCGCCCATCCGACCATCGCCGACCTCGCCCGGGTTGTCGTGGATGCGCCACCCATCAGGATTCCTCAGGAGCCGGTGGTCGGTCCCGCCCCGCTGACGCCGATCCAGCATTGGTTCTTCGCGCAAAACGTGGCGGATCCGCACCACTACAACCAGTCGACCATGATCGAGGTGCCCGCGTCGCTGCGGCCGGACGTGATCGAGCACGCGCTGGCGGCTGTCGCGACGCATCACGACGCGCTGCGGCTGAGTTTCGAGCGCGTCGCCGGCGCGTGGCAGCAGTCGCATGCGGCGCCGCCGCTGGCGATCCCGCTCGGCGTCACGTCGCTGGCCGGCGCGGCGCCCGCCATGCGGCAGGCCGAGATGCTCGCGACCGCCACCCGCATGCAGGAAAGTTTCACGTTGTCCGCGCCGCCGCTGCTGCGCGCCCATCTGTTCCAGTTCGGTCCCGGCGAGCCGCAGCGCCTGCTCGTGGTGGCGCATCACCTGGTGATCGACGGCGTCTCGTGGCGCATCCTGTTCGAAGACCTGTACACGGCGTGCCGCCAGATCGAGGCGGGCGAAGCGGTGCAGTTCCCGGCCAGGACGACGGCCTGGCGCGACTGGTCGACGCGTCTGTCCGAACTCGGCGCGAGCGCGCTCGACGGACTGGACTATTGGCTCCACGCGAACGCCGAAGAACCGTCCGGCTTCGACGACATGCCGGTCGGCACCGTCGCCGAAGCCGGCTCGACGTTCATCGAGTTCGACGCCCAGCAGACGCTCGCGCTGTTGCAGGACGTGCCGCGCGCGTTCAACACCCAGATCAATGAAGTCCTGCTGACGGCCCTGCTGCTCGCGTTCGGCGACTGGACCGGCAACGCTTCGCTGGTCGTCGATCTCGAAGGCCACGGCCGCGAGGACCTCTTCGACGGTGTCGATACGTCGCGCACCATCGGCTGGTTCACCGCGCACTATCCGGTGTTCCTGAATGCCGGCGACGCCACCGTGGCGGCCGAGGCGTTGCGCAACGTCAAGGAGCAGTTGCGCGCGGTGCCGATGCGCGGGCTCGGCTACGGCATCGCACGCTACCTCGGCAAGGACGCCGGCATCGCGGCAGCACTGGAACGGCAGCCGCCGGCGCCGGTGCGCTTCAACTATCTCGGCCAGATCGATCGCGTGCTGACCGACGACACGGGCTGGAAGCCGGTGCTCGACTTCCAGAGCCCCGAGCACAGCGCACGCGCGCGGCGCGGCCATCTTTTCGAGATCGACGGGATGGTGTGCGACGGGCGTTTGCGCCTGACCTGGCACTACAACCGGGAAGCCTGCGCGCCGGACGTCATCGCGCAGCTGACGCAGTGCTACCGCAGCCGTCTGCTGTCGATCGTCGCGGCCAGCGGCGGCGACCCGCGCGGGCTGAGCCCGACGGATTTTCCGGCCGCGCGCATCAGCCAGGAAGCATTGGACGCGCTTGTCTCAAGGATCAAATCGTGA
- a CDS encoding MBL fold metallo-hydrolase → MHSKEPSLTISSNTQVYLRQNIQFEPLINGWYAWFHTLPPLTAALNVAERFLPLMKSYVASPMMHAAACKDPAMRGGPFLDLDGKRVDEIRALIEQTTRRATGQLELAKAYKAFSTLLLEQAKGMASDPLYPQIPEVLKGYVEIYYDLNHNPSFRVYESLLYASPLYVRDAQSIALSAIDEHTPRPFILSTPRLSDERTVFSNTAFDDRALDVLFRMRDTPGSYAKIVDLMRVEEKDEPLFRSFFVEEAPAPKPDRSFDGDDIRIRYYGHACLLIQSRGVSILIDPVISYGYDTALPRYTFADLPDQIDYVLITHSHHDHIVLETLLQLRHKVKTVVVGRNLDGFPQDPSLQLALRKLGFDDVLEVRDAQEIKVTNGAITAIPFLGEHNDLAIQSKQGFMIRFGKRSVLCIADSCNLDPTLYEHVFRLAGKPDTLFVGMETEGAPPSWVCGPLFPKALPRDIDQSRRARGCQFGEAAALVDDFAFNAAYVYAMGQEPWLNYLLDNTFDENSPSHIQSTQFVAHCKAKGIDSEILYATREIVLCQN, encoded by the coding sequence GTGCATTCTAAGGAGCCTTCGTTGACCATTTCGTCCAACACGCAGGTCTACCTGCGGCAAAACATCCAGTTCGAACCGCTGATCAACGGCTGGTACGCGTGGTTTCACACGCTTCCGCCGTTGACCGCCGCACTCAACGTGGCCGAGCGGTTCCTGCCGCTGATGAAGTCCTATGTCGCCTCGCCGATGATGCATGCGGCGGCGTGCAAGGATCCGGCGATGCGCGGCGGCCCGTTCCTCGACCTGGACGGCAAGCGCGTCGACGAAATCCGCGCGCTGATCGAGCAGACCACCCGGCGCGCGACCGGGCAACTGGAACTGGCGAAGGCCTACAAGGCCTTCTCCACGCTGCTGCTGGAACAGGCCAAGGGGATGGCGTCGGACCCGCTCTACCCGCAGATTCCCGAGGTGTTGAAAGGCTATGTCGAGATCTACTACGACCTGAATCACAACCCGTCCTTCCGGGTCTACGAGAGCTTGCTGTACGCGAGCCCGCTCTATGTGCGCGACGCGCAGAGCATCGCGCTGTCGGCGATCGACGAGCACACGCCGCGGCCATTCATTCTCAGCACGCCCCGGCTCAGCGACGAGCGCACGGTGTTCAGCAACACGGCCTTCGACGATCGCGCGCTCGACGTGCTGTTCCGCATGCGCGACACGCCCGGCAGCTACGCGAAAATCGTCGATCTGATGCGTGTGGAGGAGAAGGACGAGCCGCTGTTCCGCTCGTTCTTCGTCGAGGAGGCGCCGGCGCCGAAACCGGATCGTTCGTTCGATGGCGACGACATCCGCATCCGTTACTACGGCCACGCGTGCCTGCTGATTCAGAGCCGCGGCGTGAGCATCCTGATCGATCCGGTGATCAGCTACGGCTACGACACCGCGCTGCCGCGCTATACCTTCGCCGACCTGCCGGACCAGATCGACTACGTGCTGATCACGCACAGCCATCACGATCACATTGTGTTGGAAACGCTGCTGCAGCTTCGCCACAAGGTCAAGACCGTGGTGGTCGGCAGGAACCTGGACGGTTTTCCGCAAGATCCGTCACTGCAACTGGCGTTGCGCAAGCTCGGCTTCGACGACGTGCTGGAAGTTCGGGATGCTCAGGAAATCAAGGTGACCAACGGCGCCATCACCGCCATTCCGTTCCTGGGCGAACACAACGATCTGGCGATCCAGAGCAAGCAGGGCTTCATGATCCGCTTCGGCAAGCGTTCGGTGCTGTGCATCGCCGATTCGTGCAACCTGGACCCCACCCTTTACGAGCATGTCTTCCGGCTCGCCGGCAAGCCGGACACCCTGTTCGTCGGGATGGAAACCGAGGGCGCGCCGCCGTCGTGGGTCTGTGGCCCGCTGTTTCCCAAGGCGCTGCCGCGCGACATCGATCAGTCGCGCCGTGCGCGGGGCTGCCAGTTCGGCGAGGCCGCCGCGCTGGTGGACGACTTCGCGTTCAATGCGGCCTATGTCTACGCGATGGGTCAGGAGCCGTGGCTGAATTACCTCCTCGATAACACCTTCGACGAAAACTCGCCCAGCCATATCCAGTCCACCCAGTTCGTCGCGCACTGCAAGGCCAAGGGCATCGATTCCGAAATCCTGTACGCGACGAGGGAGATCGTGCTGTGTCAGAACTGA